GGTTCAGGGGATGCGGATCAGGGGGTGCAGGCTGGTGGCGTAGCGGGGGGGCACAGGATGGGGATGCAGGATGAGGGGTACAGGATGGGGGTGCTGAGGAGGAGGTGTAGGGCAAGCGGCAGAGGATGAGGGGTGCAGGATGGGGCATGGGATGGAGGGTGTGCCCGATGGGGGGGCAgagcgggggagggggggcacagGTCAGAACGACACAGGATGGAGGCACAGGACGCCCCtccactccccaccccctgccaccagccccctTGCGCAGCATTTGCGCAGCCTCACCTTGAAGAGCGCGTAGTGCAGGTACTGGTAGGGCAGGCGGCGCTGGAAGTCGCGCAGCGTCTGCGCCGGGGGGTAGCGCAGCTGGAAGACGGGCAGGTCGCGCTTGCAGGCGCGCAGGCAGCCGGCGCGGCGCAGCAGCCGCTCGAAGAGCTGCATCTCCCGCTCCCACTCCCACGCCGCGGGGTCCCCATCGGCGGGGGGCTCTTCCGCGGGGGCCCCCTCCGCGGGCGCGGCGCAGCGGCGGTGGCAGTGCGCTTCGCTGTCGCGCAGCAGGCGGTGGAGGCGCAGACTGGCCTCCAGCTCCCGGGCGCTCTCCGCCCACTGCGCCCCCGCGTACTGCGCCAGCGCCCGCGCGTAGGCGCGCTGCAGCGGCTCCAGCGCGGCCGCGGGGAACCCGCGCACGCTGTACTCCTCGTACTGCGCCGCGCACAGCCCCGCCGCCAGCAGCAGCGCCAGCGCCGCGCCGCCCatccccgccgccgccgcgcactGCCCGCGCAGTGCCGCGCAGCCCTCCGCGcagggggcgggcggcggggaagGGGCGGTGCGCGGCGGGCGCGCAGGGTCTTAGTGCGGCTCTGCGCGGCTGGCGCAGCGCCCGCGGGGTGCAGCTCGGGGGGCGGGGCTGCGCCCCCCGCGGGGTGAGGCGTGGGGGTTGCGCGGGTGCTGCGCGCTCCCCGGGTGGGCTCGGTGCCCCGCGCTGCCGGGGGTGCGCGGGGGCTGCAGGTCCGCGGGGGTGCGCCCGGCGCTGCACGGGGGGTGCTGGCGTGTGCCCTGGGCTGCGGCCCCGGGGTGCGCTGGGGACCCCCCTGCGCTGCCCCCGGGTCCCCCAGcccggctggggctgctgccggCTGGTGCCAAAGCGGAGGCCACACgctctgtgctgtgccagctccCGGGGCTGTGCCGTGCCAGATCCCATGGTTGCACTGCgccagctcctggggctgcacCGTGCCAGATCCCGGGACTGTGCCGTGCCAGATCCCAGGGCTGCACCGTGCCAGGCCTCGGCACGGCCACACTGGCCCCAGCCCAAGCCCAGCGCTTTGTTGCCGGCTGGACAGTGGCACTGAGGGATGTCGCAGCGCGGGGCAGGAGCCAGGACACTGCCGAGGTTTCATCCTGCGGAGCAGAGGCCGTTagcagtgctcagcacctccctgcaAACGGGCAGCTCAACAGCACGCTGGCTGGGGTGCCGTTGCCCCCAAAGTCAGGCTCTGACCCCCATGTGCTATGGGGAGCCCCCCGAGTCCCCCCTGGCTGCTCCAGGCGGTGCTGAGGTTGCTCAGCCGGGGTCCGGGCTCCAGGGACCCCACAGCGTTTTGCTGGAGCTGTTGCTTTCACCAGTAGCACCGTGCTCGGAGGAGCCGGGTTCCAGTTTGGATTCACGGCCTGTTGTATTTCCTACTCAGGATGTGCTGGGATGTGCCTGTCCCTCACTGGTGGGTCTGGGGGAGCGGGGATATGTGGGCAACGTGTGCATTTGACCCTACTCCTATCCGGGAAAGACCGTTAGAAggataattttgcatttttttttcatcgcCATTCAGCAAGAGATCtgtcagcagcagagggaagggcagaggtgttattaaaacatttcattccGTGTTATTTACTCTGCAGAAGTGCCAGGGATAGAGTAGCAGCATCCTGATCCATGGGAGCGATAATGGCAGGGAAtaggctgctgggagcagcactaGGACCCGGAGCGAGCGGCGCTGGGATGGGACCTCCAGCTGCACAAACTTGCTTCCAAACAGCTCTCCAGCTTTTTCCTTGGCAGATGAAACtgcccagggaaaaaaaaaaaaaaaaaaaaaaaaaaaattaaactttcctGACGTGGAGCTTCGTGGTTGTGACTTTTCCTGGGGGGAATAATTGCCCCGGCGATGCCATGGGGCGACTGATGGTGGGAGTGTGGCTGGCCATCGTGCCAGGCCCGGGGTCCACGTGTACAGAaattccagctgggctggaatcCTGCGGGAAGGGGCGGCCGGGCCCCACCCCCCCGCCTTCCCTCCCCCCGCCGTGCCTTTCCGCCGCCGGCAGCTTCCCAGCGCCATGTCCCCCGGCAGCTTCGTCCTCCTCCTGAGCatcctgggggtcctggggctgGGTGACCCCGGCCCCCTGGAAGACGTGGTGATAGACAGATACTATATCCCCAAAATCTGCCTGCGGGAAGTCCAGATGGGGGATTTCATTCGCTACCACTACAATGGGACCTTTAAAGATGGCAAAAAGTTTGACTCCAGGTATAGCCCTCGGCTCTTTACGGGATGCATGCGGCCCCGGCTGCCGCGTGCTGCGGAGGGGACCCCTGCATGCCTCCCCCCCAGCCGCGTGCCTGTCACCCCGGCGCATCCCCGAGGGCCAGCATGGCAAGGAGCCGGTAGCCCCTGCTTGGGCTGGCCCCCGGATCCCGCAGCTTTGACCCCAAGGAGGGCTTTCGGCGGGTGCTGGGGGTGAGGACAGGGAGCCCAGCGAGCCCTGTACACGTGTCAGCCTGGGGAGCCCCGGTGTGGCCCCAAGAAGCTGCCGAGCGCAGCCCCCCTGCCCGCggctgcagccccttcccacccttttccagcagcccctgcccagcgcCCGTGCTGCCGCCCTGGGTTTTGCAGCAGCCCCCCGCTGCCCATTGGGGACCCCTGTGTGTGCCTCAGTTccggggtgctgcagggtgctgggaagcCCGTCTCAGGCAcgggcaggatttggccctaAGCGAGATGGTTTTCATTCAGCAACATGTATTTGCATGtgctgcacaggcagggaaaaCACGTAAAGCACTTTGAAACGTGGCAGCAGCGGAATGAAACCCGTTCATTACCAAAGAGGCTTCGCTCTGGCTCGTCTTAGTTTTCCTCAGCCCATGCACCAATCCTGCTCCGCTCACGCTGGCTAGAAATCCGTGTTTGTGTTGGTGCAGCCCCTGATTTGCACCGCCACGAGCAGGGGGAGAATCAGGGAcacagcaaaaggaggaaaactaaatgggctgtgctggggctgcagccccacgTAGGAACAAAAACTTTCCAGGCAGGCGTTTTTTTCAGAGCCCTGTAAAGCAAAGGGGTCCTGCTCCGGTTTATTGTGTCTTATCTTTCTTGCGAGCATGAATGGGGGAGAAAGTAACTGCACCGTGCACGGCCACTGCTGCTGTGCGCCCCAGATGTGGTGGGGGTCTGGGGATATTTGCTGCTAAAATCATTGCTTGTCCTGAGGACTGCAGTGTGCTGCCAGGAGAAAGCATCAGCTGCGCATTAAAGGGGATGAAGGATTTCAATTTATCTGAAATAGCCCCAGTTGTTTCTTGGAGTActtgaagattttaaaataaaaacaaatctgcagtttaaaaatgagGCCTGGGAtgtcttctttcctccttgctgcATAAAGCTCCAAATGTGCCATATGCAAAACGAtttggaagcagcagaaagcccGGGAGCTGCCGGCTGTGATGGGTTTGGTCCCAACCTGAAAGCATCACCCACCTCCTTTGCACCAAGGGGGTCTGATCTGCACTCCCCTGCCtccagggtgctgggtgcagggtCAGGCCAGAGCCCTGACCGGTGCTGCGGGAGGCAGCTCCACCCCGGGCAGTGCAGGATTGATCCCGTCAGGATCAACGTGTTTGAGCTgtgggctctgcctgcagcacagggacccGCTGGCTGCGGTGGGTTATGTGTacccctggggagggggcagccctgtccccccacTCTGTCCCCACGGTGGGCAGGCACCAGGGAGCCCTGCGCCATCCCTCCTTGTCTGCAGGGTTTGTGGTTTGGCTCTGGATCCACCCTGAGCCCTCAGTGCTGGCACTGAGCACCCCCAGCAGAGGCGGCTTTGGGGGCTTCACCCTTTGCCGTGCCGCTGACGGGTCTGTCCCTTCGCCCCAGCTACGACCGAGGGGCCACGGTGGCTGGTGTGGTGGGCGTCGGGCGGCTGATCACCGGCATGGaccgggggctgcagggcatgTGTGTGAACGAGCGGCGTCACCTCATCGTGCCCCCCCACCTGGGCTACGGCAGCATTGGTGTGGGTAAGGGGCTGCGGCacggtgggggggtggaggaagCAAACCCCCCGGGGCCGGCATTAGGGGGGTTGGGGGTCCGGTGCCCAGCTGGCAAAGGGCAGCTCCATTGCCAGGGCAAGCGGTGCCTAAGCAGGGCTTCCCTGCCAGTCAGGGGtcctgccccgccgggggtctgctgctttcccaggggCTGGCACGCATGGCCAGCAGCCCCGAGCAGCAGCGGGCTTGGGGGGCTTTAGGGGACAGAGCCCTCGCCTTGCCTGGGCTCGGCACTGGTCCCTTCTAAGATGCTCTGTCCTCGCTGCTGCCCCTTTAGCGGGGCTGATCCCCCCAGACGCCACCTTGTACTTCGATGTCATCATGCTGGACATCTGGAACAAGAACGACAAGCTGCAGATCACCACCCTGTCCAAACCGGAGCACTGCAACCGCACGGTGGAGAACTCCGATTTCGTGCGGTACCACTACAACGGCACGCTGTTGGATGGCACCCCCTTCGACTCCAGGTACAGGGGACTGGTGCTGGGATGCACCATTGCCTTGGGACACGGGGCACTGCAGCTTGGATGCACCCTGCAacttggggctgggggcaccaggGATGGCAGTGACCAGGGGACACCGGCCTGCGGGAGGACACGGGGGCCCCACGCTGCACCCCGGTCGGAGCAGCCTTCCCCCGTCCGTGGTCTCTCTTCCTGCACCTCGGCAGGGCCAGTTGGAGCCCCGTGGCCCCCAGAGCAACCTCCCGCATGGCACTGCtcaggctgggggagctggcgTGGCCCCAGTGccgtccccccgcccccctctCATTCCTCCCCACCAGCTACAGCAAGGACAGCACCTACGACACCTACGTGGGCACCGGCTGGCTGATCAAGGGCATGGaccaggggctgctgggcatGTGCGCTGGGGAGAAGAGGAGCATCATCATCCCCCCGTTCCTTGCGTATGGGGAGAAGGGCTACGGTGAGTCAGGCATCGCCCTGTCGTGCCTGGCCCCTTCCCTCCCGGCTCTGCGTGGAGACCCCCACCACCAGGACCCTTGTCTGAGCTGAcccgtgtcccctccccagggaccGTGATCCCGCCGCAGGCATCTCTGGTGTTCAGCGTGCTGCTGGTGGACTTCCACAACCCCAAGGACGGCGTCTTCCTGGAGCACCTGGAGGTGCCGGAGTCGTGCAAGCGCAGAGCTGTGACCGGGGACTTCGTCCGCTACCACTACAACGGCACGCTCATGGACGGGACACTCTTCGACTCCAGGTGTGGGGAGCGAAGCGGTTGAGCAGGGAGATGCCCTGATGTCCTCTGATGTCGTCTCCTGCCCCATTGCTCGGCTGCAAGGAGGGGGTGGAGAATTGGAgcgggagggggaggagagggtCGTAACGGGCACGAAATAGGCTAAAAAAGACCACCCCTGTTTGCTGCATCTCTAGGGGCAAGGTTTGGCTCCtgggggagcacagcagaggctgggagggTTGGGCTGGGGTGTAGGGGTTGGGGGGAGACTGATGGGTCAGGATCTCCTGCATGATGGTGCTGGGGGGCTTCTCTCGCTGCAGCTACTCCCGCAATCACACCTACAACACCTACATCGGGAAGGGCTACATCATCCCCGGCATGGACCAGGGCCTGCAAGGGGTCTGCGTGGGAGAGAGGCGGCGGGTGGTCGTGCCCCCACACCTGGCCTATGGGGAGAACGGAGCAGGTAAAGGGCAGCCCCACAGGGGCCGGCATGCCTgcatggtggggctgggggctgtggcaccccctcctccagccctgtACACCGGCACACCGCGGGGTTGACATCAGGAAAGCGCTGGCCAAGCAGGGCCAGCTCCTCACTGCAGGGGCCACCGCCATCCCCAGGGCTCTGGGCGCTGTGGGGGGCATCGCGGGCAGGGACGCAGCTGATATCagtgtgcagagctggggcttCGAGGGATGGACACGTCGTGGGGCATGAGAAGAAGCAGGGAACGGCTTTACCGGCCCCGTGGcgctccagcagctctcccagcagctcttCTTGCCCTTCTCTTCCAGGGGATAAAATTCCCGGCTCAGCCGTGCTCATCTTTGATGTTCACATCATCGACTTCCACAACCCTGCGGACCCAGTGGAGATTGAAACCGTGTACCGGCCCGAGGGCTGCAACATCACCACCCGCGACAGGGACTTCGTCCGCTACCACTACAACTGCTCCCTGCTGGACGGCACCAGGCTCTTCTCCTCGTGCGTGCGCGCTCCCGGGCTGCCCCAAGCCCACCTTTACATCCTTCacagggccagatcctgccaGGCGCTGAGCTGGGGGGGCGGACGGGCACCGGAGCAGCGCTGGGAGCGTCAGCTCTTCACAAGGGGCAGCACCAGCCACGGCTGTGCAGCAGGGTGGAGGGTGTGGGGTTGGGGGGCACTGCAGGGTGGAGGGCACAGGGGGTTGGGGTGTAGGGGGACAAGGGTGTGGAACCTCATGGCATAGTGGGATGGATCCAGGGTGTGGAAGCTCAGGGCATGCCGGGGGTGGCGGGCGATGGATTTTGGGGTGGAAGGGATGGGATTTGGGGCATGGCggggctgcccacggggtccGAGGGGCTTTCTCAGCTGCGTGGTCCCCCCTGTGCCTCCTGCAGCCACGACTACGAGAAGCCCCAGGAGGTGACCCTGGGAGCCAACAAGGTGATCGAGGGCCTGAACAGTGGCCTCCTCAACATGTGCGCGGGGGAGAGGCGGGTGCTCATCATCCCCCCCCCACCTGGGCCACGGCGAGAGCGGAGGTAGGGGAGCGGCGTGCGGCTG
This DNA window, taken from Falco peregrinus isolate bFalPer1 chromosome 18, bFalPer1.pri, whole genome shotgun sequence, encodes the following:
- the FKBP10 gene encoding LOW QUALITY PROTEIN: peptidyl-prolyl cis-trans isomerase FKBP10 (The sequence of the model RefSeq protein was modified relative to this genomic sequence to represent the inferred CDS: deleted 1 base in 1 codon), translated to MSPGSFVLLLSILGVLGLGDPGPLEDVVIDRYYIPKICLREVQMGDFIRYHYNGTFKDGKKFDSSYDRGATVAGVVGVGRLITGMDRGLQGMCVNERRHLIVPPHLGYGSIGVAGLIPPDATLYFDVIMLDIWNKNDKLQITTLSKPEHCNRTVENSDFVRYHYNGTLLDGTPFDSSYSKDSTYDTYVGTGWLIKGMDQGLLGMCAGEKRSIIIPPFLAYGEKGYGTVIPPQASLVFSVLLVDFHNPKDGVFLEHLEVPESCKRRAVTGDFVRYHYNGTLMDGTLFDSSYSRNHTYNTYIGKGYIIPGMDQGLQGVCVGERRRVVVPPHLAYGENGAGDKIPGSAVLIFDVHIIDFHNPADPVEIETVYRPEGCNITTRDRDFVRYHYNCSLLDGTRLFSSHDYEKPQEVTLGANKVIEGLNSGLLNMCAGERRVLIIPPHLGHGESGARGVPGSAVLRFEVELISMEEGVPEGYLFIWHGEPPASLYEQMDLNKDGEIPAEEFSTFIKTQVAEGKGRLMPSSDPEKVIADMFRNQDRNQDGKITSEELKLKSDEDQEKIHEEL